In Uranotaenia lowii strain MFRU-FL chromosome 2, ASM2978415v1, whole genome shotgun sequence, one genomic interval encodes:
- the LOC129743817 gene encoding sortilin-related receptor-like, translated as MARPSLSYFPTIAIMLVLFGLVLEGTIGQSVRHGFPPDTLHVNYDEELSQVRRPVVINRYEEEHRQKRSPGSSSAGTPGTGSMASDALSMAKDGKNSISPDVIEKKVNRLNDSHAQLIVHWLGDGTSVMICLARDSPSDNDAKTPPPQPSRIFISKDYGDTFLDQTEMFELNVTGSVVNSTVEQFFTHPKFNTIVFADSGNKAIFTSDDYGNSVTVRMLNFTPSDVTFYEADTKMFLILDKKDPERKLYCTTDFGASFTLLQSYVKSYSWSSVEGAPIHLYVERKEPTNTSSVIFYNAANLRSGKNQFNVLIEKVEDFHNKKDFMFASQRLPNSTQLLISYKRGKFVKADFQTELDMKGYHVADVDGRRILISVVHTERISHLYVSEANADMTDIKFVPSLDNIFTYVPDLNWRSSWLVQSSDGAFTDLYKVEGLRGIYIASKINRIPLGETISPDSLVSLITFDHGATWRPITAPTADDDGIPIQNCNTNKDCSLHLSQKFSSLYPVTRSVSIMSSKSAPGVIMASGVVGKSLKGHPGVYISRDAGLTWKQILKDYHFFNMGDHGGILVAVKYFKSKGETNEILYSTDEGEKWLSAPFHSNNLKVYGLMTEPDTNTTIFTLFGSEQDEHQWLIIKVDLKKAFTSNCTDDDYKFWAPGTNTSDSFMPCILGLQDTYQRRKPHANCYNGQDYERPIRQQVCQCTRWDFECDFGFSRNTNKNSPCVRNKTLPNYDPYVPPSSCKPGEFYNRTKGYRKIEGDVCIDGYSSQYLPQQIPCPMDEPREFLVIAQRDKISRIDLGNKTKQVFPVTGLKNVIAIEFDIKHNCVFWADIMTDVIGRQCLNGNQPAEMLVDSGLSSVEGMSYDWVSEMLYFVDGMRLKIEAVRTNGGALGAMRRTIIDTPNLNKPRGIVVHPLQGYLFWTDWNSVRPSVSRANLDGTDIKILFTKPDVVWPNGVAIDYIAERLYWVDASKDYIASSDLNGKNFVKVLQQDSRVAHPFAVAVLKDLMFWDDWKMNSVYSADKDHGIMINLIANEMMNSMDLKIFGHSVQEGTNGCGNGNKCSHICVGAPKGGHTCLCPDGMEKDTQGQCLCPGGAKPFANNTCARSGSTCGAKFFDCKNNICVPLIYKCDGDDDCGDKSDEDGCPVDKPPCPPYMFTCKSDKQCVPKYFVCDYDRDCLDGSDEQNCKSASCKPDEYTCGNGRCINKSWLCDGEDDCRDGTDEATCNKDNVGPVECKPDEFRCNGTNTCIPKQWRCDTEQDCNDGSDELNCTQKECESWMFRCELDQRCIYKTWKCDGEKDCKDGSDEKDCGSSTEVPKKPGINFLPGDSCHDWMFKCANDKCVPYWWKCDGVNDCKDMSDEAGCNTTISITSTTTKAPPRKKERNCGLHEFRCDTGLCISKRFVCDGYEDCTKGEDEDNCPSQKTCSNKHFKCRSDGMCLPLEKYCNNVVDCVDGSDEDCKFKPNTSTVTSNNCTNNPGVFACDNTCFALMALCDGKSDCYDGTDEENCNGMKTKHYQVTQIGVDERSRNSTSFLIFWWIPLPRNVSLEFLPSIFYNGEWKNVTNWIDNMDYRFTNLKPYTNYNVTTYVRVKDQTKITPPYFYFEIATSEGVPTVPRNVTVAQINGSRIQVSWERPEEVNGQLQGYTINYRSQSKNVGPAQNVKVGSSETSHIFDNDFRPHTVYEFWVKARNGKHESVSSNMVQLKFDGSSNIDKISKIDVVNITKKSVTLEWKPVSNADGYMIEPILPQSYPQLNKIWVKTSTYTLDNMVPGTQYVIKVAAYAKNFVGMHETTIVTIMGDPLPAINVRMKEQTQEYTLLEWDEPKENYGKLTYGIYYGTNMDQLFEASKVNTSATSYKLTKLRPCESYLISVGIVGPIGPGPLGRNPLKLDTPYNNTLPPKELNVDINDTSHEMIIQWKHSCSLESSSYPTYIISVRELTKNKTSLVNVKSSPNNKTMMHVFRSIPLGAAYEIGVSTNVQHAQVVTTVAYSAPLPAPSRLQVWPESNGTYVVYWKPVNDFKDIAYTYQAVVYEGRGVNTTIPPVLMLEAKEPPILINPNQLARLPLDTLFTIGVRLKTVDGFLSDIVETESFAKHNFGSLVQESSFSSAWLWIVPTVVAMLLALTVVYVVQRHRRLQTSFSRFANSHYDTRTGATRIGDSLDDDDHEHQEVPRSFSDDEPLVIA; from the exons GTGAACCGGTTGAATGATTCCCACGCTCAGCTGATTGTCCATTGGCTCGGCGATGGCACGAGTGTTATGATATGCTTGGCGCGTGACTCACCATCGGACAACGACGCCAAGACGCCACCCCCGCAACCGTCGCGAATCTTCATCTCCAAAGACTATGGGGACACGTTTTTGGACCAGACCGAAATGTTCGAACTCAACGTTACCGGATCGGTGGTCAACTCGACGGTTGAGCAGTTCTTCACCCATCCGAAGTTCAACACG ATTGTTTTCGCCGATTCGGGCAACAAAGCCATATTCACCTCGGACGATTACGGTAACTCCGTAACGGTTCGAATGCTGAATTTTACACCATCGGATGTAACGTTTTATGAAGCCGATACTAAAATGTTTTTGATACTTGACAAGAAGGACCCGGAGAGAAAG ttgtaTTGTACCACTGATTTTGGTGCTTCCTTCACACTTTTGCAAAGCTACGTTAAATCGTACAGTTGGTCTTCGGTCGAAGGTGCACCGATTCATTTGTATGTGGAACGAAAGGAACCTACCA ACACTTCATCGGTGATATTTTACAATGCGGCCAACCTTCGCAgtgggaaaaatcagttcaaTGTGCTGATTGAAAAGGTGGAAGATTTTCACAACAAAAAAGACTTTATGTTCGCCTCGCAGCGATTGCCAAACAGTACGCAGCTGTTGATTTCGTACAAACGGGGCAAGTTCGTGAAGGCCGATTTCCAGACGGAACTCGACATGAAGGGATATCACGTGGCCGATGTAGATGGTCGGCGAATTCTCATCTCTGTGGTACATACCGAGCGCATTTCTCACCTCTATGTGTCGGAAGCCAATGCCGATATGACTGACATCAAATTCGTACCGAGTTTGGATAACATCTTCACATACGTTCCGGATCTCAATTGGCGATCCAGTTGGTTGGT gcAATCCTCAGACGGCGCTTTTACTGATTTGTACAAAGTTGAAGGACTACGGGGTATTTACATTGCATCCAAGATAAATCGCATTCCACTGGGCGAAACCATTTCGCCAGATTCCTTGGTGTCGTTGATTACCTTCGATCACGGCGCCACATGGCGGCCCATAACTGCTCCAACGGCTGATGATGACGGCATTCCAATTCAGAATTGCAACACCAACAAAGACTGTAGCTTGCATTTGTCGCAGAAATTCAGCTCGCTGTATCCGGTTACAAG ATCCGTGAGCATAATGAGCTCAAAATCGGCCCCGGGTGTGATTATGGCATCCGGTGTGGTAGGAAAATCCCTGAAAGGCCATCCCGGAGTGTACATCTCCCGCGATGCTGGCCTGACCTGGAAACAGATTTTAAAGGACTATCACTTCTTCAATATGGGTGATCACGGTGGCATTTTGGTGGcggtgaaatattttaaatcaaaaggaGAAACCAACGAAATCCTGTACTCGACCGATGAGGGAGAAAAGTGGTTGTCAGCTCCGTTCCACTCGAATAATTTGAAAGTCTATGGATTGATGACCGAACCGGACACAAATACGACCATATTCACTTTGTTTGGTTCGGAACAGGACGAACACCAGTGGTTGATAATTAAGGTTGATTTGAAGAAGGCTTTCACATCAAATTGTACCGACGATGACTACAAGTTTTGGGCACCAGGAACTAACACAAGTGACTCCTTCATGCCGTGTATTTTGGGTTTGCAGGACACATACCAGAGGAGAAAACCACATGCAAATTGTTACAATGGACAGGATTATGAACGACCGATACGGCAGCAAGTTTGTCAATGCACTCGTTGGGATTTCGAGTGTGATTTTGGTTTTAGCCGCAATACGAACAAAAATTCACCATGCGTGCGGAATAAAACGCTTCCTAACTACGATCCATATGTACCACCGAGCTCTTGTAAGCCTGGTGAATTTTATAATCGAACCAAGGGATACCGTAAAATTGAAGGAGACGTTTGCATCGACGGATACTCCTCACAGTATCTACCTCAACAGATTCCTTGTCCGATGGATGAACCACGTGAATTTTTGGTAATAGCACAGCGTGATAAAATCTCAAGAATTGATTTGGGTAATAAAACGAAACAGGTGTTCCCAGTTACGggattgaaaaatgttatagcGATTGAGTTTGATATAAAACATAACTGCGTGTTTTGGGCAGACATTATGACGGATGTTATTGGACGGCAATGTTTAAACGGTAATCAACCAGCAGAAATGTTAGTGGACAGCGGTTTGTCTTCGGTTGAAGGAATGTCATACGATTGGGTTTCGGAAATGCTTTACTTCGTAGATGGTATGCGATTGAAGATTGAAGCGGTTCGTACGAATGGCGGAGCGTTGGGTGCGATGCGAAGAACTATCATCGATACACCGAACTTGAACAAACCTCGCGGAATTGTAGTGCATCCACTGCAGGGGTATCTGTTCTGGACGGATTGGAACTCAGTGAGACCATCAGTTTCAAGGGCAAATCTAGATGGAACGGATATCAAGATTTTGTTTACTAAACCTGATGTTGTTTGGCCGAATGGAGTGGCGATTGATTACATTGCTGAAAGATTATATTGGGTAGACGCTAGCAAAGATTATATAGCAAGCAGTGATTTGAATGgtaaaaatttcgtcaaagtacTTCAGCAAGACTCTCGTGTAGCACATCCTTTCGCTGTGGCAGTATTGAAAGATCTCATGTTCTGGGATGACTGGAAGATGAACTCTGTTTACTCGGCTGACAAAGATCACGGTATTATGATCAATTTGATAGCGAATGAAATGATGAACTCGATGGATCTTAAAATCTTTGGTCATTCAGTTCAGGAGGGAACGAATGGTTGCGGTAACGGAAACAAATGTTCACATATTTGTGTTGGAGCTCCGAAGGGTGGCCACACATGTCTTTGTCCCGATGGAATGGAAAAAGATACTCAAGGACAGTGTCTTTGTCCGGGAGGTGCAAAACCATTCGCCAACAATACATGTGCACGTTCAGGAAGTACATGCGGTGCTAAATTCTTTGACTGTAAGAACAACATTTGCGTCCCACTGATATACAAATGTGATGGGGATGATGACTGCGGAGATAAATCCGACGAAGACGGATGCCCAGTTGACAAACCACCATGCCCTCCGTATATGTTCACCTGCAAATCGGACAAGCAATGTGTtcctaaatattttgtttgtgaTTACGATAGAGACTGTTTGGACGGTTCTGATGAGCAAAACTGTAAATCCGCTTCTTGCAAACCGGATGAGTATACTTGTGGTAATGGTCGCTGTATCAATAAGAGCTGGCTTTGCGACGGAGAAGATGACTGTAGGGATGGAACAGATGAGGCAACTTGTAATAAAGACAATGTGGGACCGGTTGAATGTAAACCAGACGAGTTCCGTTGTAATGGAACAAATACTTGCATTCCCAAACAGTGGCGTTGTGATACGGAACAAGATTGTAACGACGGGTCTGATGAATTAAACTGTACGCAGAAAGAATGTGAATCTTGGATGTTCCGCTGTGAACTAGACCAAAGATGTATCTACAAAACTTGGAAGTGTGACGGAGAAAAGGATTGCAAAGACGGCAGTGACGAAAAGGATTGCGGTAGCTCGACGGAAGTACCAAAGAAACCAGGAATAAACTTTTTACCGGGAGATTCTTGCCATGATTGGATGTTCAAATGTGCGAACGATAAATGTGTGCCATATTGGTGGAAATGTGATGGTGTTAATGATTGCAAGGATATGTCAGATGAAGCGGGCTGTAATACTACAATTTCAATAACTTCAACAACTACGAAAGCACCCCCGCGAAAGAAGGAAAGGAACTGTGGCCTTCATGAGTTCCGTTGTGATACAGGCCTGTGCATTTCGAAACGTTTCGTTTGTGATGGTTATGAAGATTGTACCAAAGGCGAGGATGAAGATAATTGTCCGTCTCagaaaacttgtagcaataaaCATTTCAAGTGTCGCAGCGATGGGATGTGTCTACCGCTTGAAAAGTACTGCAACAATGTTGTAGATTGCGTCGACGGCAGTGATGAAGATTGCAAATTCAAGCCCAACAc ATCAACTGTAACGAGCAATAACTGTACAAACAATCCAGGAGTGTTTGCTTGTGataacacctgttttgcattGATGGCACTGTGTGACGGAAAATCAGACTGTTACGACGGTACCGATGAGGAAAATTGCAACGGCATGAAGACTAAACATTACCAA GTCACTCAAATTGGCGTGGACGAACGTTCGCGAAACTCAACCAGTTTTCTCATATTTTGGTGGATTCCGCTGCCACGAAATGTGAGTCTGGAATTCCTGCCTTCGATTTTCTATAACGGTGAATGGAAGAACGTAACGAACTGGATCGACAACATGGACTATAGATTCACAAATCTTAAGCCCTACACGAACTATAATGTAACAACGTACGTTAGAGTGAAAgatcaaacgaaaattaccCCGCCATACTTTTACTTTGAAATTGCAACCAGCGAAGGAG TACCGACAGTTCCTCGCAATGTGACGGTTGCACAAATAAACGGCTCAAGAATTCAGGTGAGCTGGGAAAGGCCTGAAGAAGTAAATGGACAGCTTCAGGGATACACCATCAATTATAGGTCACAATCTAAAAACGTTGGCCCAGCTCAGAATGTTAAAGTGGGTTCATCGGAAACCAGTCATATTTTCGATAACGATTTCCGCCCTCACACTGTTTACGAATTCTGGGTTAAAGCCAGAAATGGAAAGCATGAATCTGTTTCGTCCAACATGGTACAGCTTAAATTCGATGGTAGTTCGAACATCGACAAGATTAGTAAAATTGATGTGGTAAACATTACTAAAAAATCTGTTACCCTGGAATGGAAACCAGTCAGTAATGCTGATGGTTATATGATTGAACCTATCTTACCACAGTCATATCcacaattgaataaaatttgggtAAAAACCTCAACGTATACTCTGGACAATATGGTCCCCGGAACACAATACGTTATCAAGGTGGCAGCCTATGCCAAAAATTTTGTCGGAATGCACGAAACGACCATAGTTACAATTATGGGAGATCCTCTTCCAGCCATCAACGTCAGAATGAAGGAACAAACGCAAGAATACACACTTCTCGAATGGGATGAACCGAAAGAAAATTATGGTAAACTCACCTATGGAATATATTATGGCACCAATATGGATCAATTATTTGAAG CATCCAAAGTAAATACTTCTGCCACTAGTTACAAACTTACTAAACTACGGCCTTGTGAGTCGTATCTCATAAGCGTTGGCATCGTAGGACCAATCGGTCCCGGTCCGCTCGGTAGAAATCCCCTAAAGCTAGACACTCCTTACAACAACACATTGCCACCAAAAGAGTTGAACGTTGATATTAATGATACTAGTCACGAGATGATTATCCAGTGGAAGCATAGCTGTTCGCTGGAATCGTCCTCCTATCCTACATATATT ATCTCTGTCCGCgagttgacaaaaaataaaacatcgtTGGTGAACGTTAAATCGTCGCCCAACAATAAAACGATGATGCATGTGTTCCGCAGCATACCGTTGGGCGCGGCATACGAAATTGGTGTCTCGACCAATGTACAACACGCTCAGGTGGTCACTACAGTGGCCTATTCGGCACCGCTTCCCGCACCATCTCGTTTGCAAGTATGGCCCGAATCCAACGGCACTTATGTCGTTTACTGGAAACCGGTCAACGATTTCAAAGATATTGC ctaCACCTATCAGGCCGTAGTGTATGAAGGGCGAGGCGTAAACACAACCATTCCACCGGTGCTGATGCTTGAAGCCAAAGAACCTCCAATTTTAATCAATCCAAATCAGCTGGCAAGGCTCCCACTGGATACGTTGTTTACTATTGGAGTCCGACTCAAAACGGTTGAC GGCTTTTTGTCGGATATCGTAGAAACAGAATCCTTTGCTAAGCATAACTTTGGTAGCTTGGTGCAGGAATCATCTTTCTCGTCGGCCTGGCTGTGGATTGTCCCAACCGTAGTAGCCATGTTGCTAGCACTCACCGTTGTTTATGTAGTCCAGAGGCACCGGCGACTGCAGACGTCGTTCAGTCGCTTTGCCAACTCTCACTACGATACCCGAACGGGGGCTACCCGGATTGGCGATAGCTTGGATGATGACGATCACGAACATCAGGAGGTGCCACGGAGCTTTTCGGATGACGAACCGCTCGTGATTGCGTAA